Genomic DNA from Dehalococcoidia bacterium:
CATCCTGCACCGGCGTGTCCAGCTGCTGGAGAAAACGCACGTCTTCATCATTGAGATAGATGTTCACGAACCGGTGCAGGCGGCCATTGTCCAAGACGCTGGCCTTGATGCCGGGGAACATCTCGTCCAGGCGGTCCAAGACCTCGCC
This window encodes:
- a CDS encoding ubiquitin-like small modifier protein 1, which encodes MAIEVRLTANLQRLAGGRRSVQVEGATIGEVLDRLDEMFPGIKASVLDNGRLHRFVNIYLNDEDVRFLQQLDTPVQDGDVISILPALAGGDVGG